The DNA sequence AGGCGGGCGATCTCCTCCCGCAGGTGCTTGGCCATCTCCGGGTCCAGGCCGCTGGTGGGCTCATCCAAAAACAGGAGCTCCGGGTCGTTGATGAGGGTCTTGGCCAGCCCCAAGCGCTGCTTCAGGCCGGTGGAGAGATTGTCGAAGGTCACTCGGCGATGCTCCCGGAGCTCAAAGAGCTCCAGAAGCTCTTCCACTTTCTGCCGGAGACACCTGCCCCCCAGGCCGTAGAGGCGGCCGCAGAAGGCCAGGTTTTCCTCCACCGTGAGGCACCAGAGGAACTGGGCCCCGGCCGCGGCCAGGTTGATGCGCCGGCGGAGCTGATGGGCCTGGCGCACCGCATCCAACCCCAAAACCTCCACCCGCCCGGCATCGGGGAGAAGCAGGGTGGCCAGGATGGAGATGAGGGTGGTCTTGCCTGCGGCGTTGGGCCCCAGAATGCCGAAGATACCTCCCCGGGGCACCACCAGGTCCACGCCCTTCAGCACCACCTGCGGCGGCTTGAACCAGCCGGTGGGGAAGGCCTTGACCACTCCCTGGGCAACGATGGCCGGCGGCATGACGGGTCAGGTGAGGGAGGGAGGCCCCTCGGCCTCCAGTGAGTATGGCTGTGGGGGAGGGGGCTAAGGGCCGGTGGGCCCTTACCCCCTCCC is a window from the Desulfobaccales bacterium genome containing:
- a CDS encoding ABC transporter ATP-binding protein translates to MPPAIVAQGVVKAFPTGWFKPPQVVLKGVDLVVPRGGIFGILGPNAAGKTTLISILATLLLPDAGRVEVLGLDAVRQAHQLRRRINLAAAGAQFLWCLTVEENLAFCGRLYGLGGRCLRQKVEELLELFELREHRRVTFDNLSTGLKQRLGLAKTLINDPELLFLDEPTSGLDPEMAKHLREEIARLNRESGLTILLTTHNLREAELLCQEVAFLKDGVLAVHGSIPELQARLGLGDRVRLTFAGPAPALDYRALPGVVSAEVSDSQVALIVDRAEVRLAPLLALLQHNGAPPVSVRLKEADLEELYHELAQ